One genomic segment of Pyruvatibacter mobilis includes these proteins:
- the htpX gene encoding zinc metalloprotease HtpX — protein MANSLRTGVLIAAMTALFLGIGYLIGGIGGAAIAFVIALGMNAFAYWNSDKMVLRMYGARQVDEATAPDLVRMVRQLADNAGLPMPKVFIIENDQPNAFATGRNPENAAVAATTGLLSRLTPQEVAGVMAHELAHVKSRDTLTMTITATLAGAISMLANFALFFGSDRNNPLGLLGAIAMMILAPIAAGLVQMAISRAREYEADRIGAEICGRPLWLASALEKIQGFASRIDNDVAERNPASAQLFIINPLHAHKRDGLFTTHPNTANRVARLREMAGEMGDTAQARPWG, from the coding sequence GTGGCCAACAGCTTGCGTACCGGTGTCCTGATCGCCGCCATGACGGCGCTGTTTCTCGGAATCGGCTACCTGATCGGCGGCATTGGCGGGGCGGCCATCGCCTTCGTGATCGCCCTGGGCATGAACGCCTTTGCCTACTGGAACTCCGACAAGATGGTGCTGCGCATGTATGGCGCCCGCCAGGTGGATGAGGCAACCGCCCCCGACCTTGTGCGCATGGTGCGCCAGCTCGCCGACAATGCGGGCCTGCCGATGCCCAAGGTCTTCATCATCGAAAACGACCAGCCCAATGCGTTCGCCACCGGCCGCAACCCGGAAAATGCCGCAGTCGCCGCCACCACCGGCCTGCTGTCGCGGCTGACCCCGCAGGAGGTGGCGGGCGTCATGGCCCATGAGCTGGCGCATGTGAAAAGCCGCGACACGCTGACCATGACCATCACCGCGACCCTTGCCGGGGCGATCTCCATGCTGGCCAATTTCGCGCTGTTCTTCGGCTCGGACCGCAACAACCCGCTGGGCCTTCTGGGTGCCATCGCCATGATGATCCTGGCGCCGATTGCCGCGGGCCTCGTGCAGATGGCGATCAGCCGCGCGCGCGAATACGAAGCCGATCGGATCGGCGCTGAAATCTGCGGCCGCCCCCTGTGGCTCGCATCAGCGCTGGAGAAGATCCAGGGCTTCGCCAGCCGCATCGACAACGACGTGGCCGAGCGTAACCCGGCCTCCGCCCAGCTGTTCATCATCAACCCGCTGCATGCCCACAAGCGCGACGGGCTGTTCACCACCCACCCCAACACCGCCAACCGGGTGGCCCGCCTGCGCGAGATGGCCGGCGAAATGGGCGATACAGCCCAGGCCCGCCCCTGGGGATGA
- a CDS encoding DUF1674 domain-containing protein, with translation MADDTRNEAPNAAPNAAPNGAGKDADAGAEAPRKDLTPAARRALAEAEARRAAETSRDMPTEINGPDGAEPTRFGDWERNGIVSDF, from the coding sequence ATGGCGGACGACACCCGGAACGAGGCCCCGAACGCTGCCCCGAACGCTGCTCCGAACGGGGCAGGCAAGGACGCAGACGCCGGCGCCGAGGCTCCCCGCAAGGACCTGACACCGGCGGCCCGGCGGGCCCTTGCCGAAGCCGAAGCGCGCCGGGCGGCGGAGACATCCCGCGACATGCCCACCGAGATCAACGGGCCGGACGGGGCCGAGCCCACGCGGTTCGGCGATTGGGAACGCAACGGCATCGTGTCGGACTTCTGA
- a CDS encoding extensin family protein: MAHRSLVLASLRRGLRRWWRTWRVVVLVFGFAALSVFAFPYLPDRYDPSTPIDLTTEATFVTPLKLARINRSYPACVNAVRAAGFKVEADTIDSSRPGCGMAQGLHLKQSNFVYAGGGSIRLTCPVMASLVRWELHVVAPLARKHLGSEVARVVHFGTYSCRNVNGALTGRLSAHARAEAIDIAGFILADGREVSLLRDWDGGGDKAAFLRAVRDGSCDVFRTVLSPDYNERHRDHFHFERGRWGICR, translated from the coding sequence GTGGCGCACCGGTCTTTGGTCCTTGCGTCTCTGCGCCGTGGCCTGCGCCGCTGGTGGCGCACATGGCGCGTGGTGGTGCTGGTGTTCGGCTTCGCGGCGCTCAGCGTGTTCGCCTTTCCCTATCTGCCGGACCGATACGACCCCTCCACCCCCATCGACCTCACCACCGAAGCAACCTTCGTCACCCCGCTGAAGCTGGCGCGCATCAACCGCTCCTACCCGGCCTGCGTCAACGCGGTGCGGGCGGCGGGCTTTAAGGTTGAGGCCGACACCATCGACAGCAGCCGCCCGGGCTGCGGCATGGCGCAGGGCCTCCATCTGAAGCAATCCAATTTCGTCTATGCGGGCGGTGGCAGCATCCGGCTCACCTGCCCGGTCATGGCGTCGCTGGTGCGGTGGGAACTGCATGTGGTGGCGCCGCTGGCGCGCAAGCATCTGGGCAGCGAGGTCGCGCGTGTCGTGCATTTCGGCACCTATTCCTGCCGCAATGTGAACGGGGCTCTCACGGGGCGGCTGAGCGCCCATGCGCGGGCGGAGGCCATCGACATTGCCGGTTTCATCCTTGCGGACGGGCGCGAGGTCTCCCTGCTGCGCGATTGGGACGGCGGCGGCGACAAGGCTGCGTTCCTGCGCGCCGTCCGGGACGGGTCCTGCGACGTGTTCCGCACCGTCCTGTCGCCTGACTACAATGAGCGGCACCGCGACCATTTCCATTTCGAGCGCGGCCGCTGGGGCATCTGCCGCTAG
- a CDS encoding SDR family NAD(P)-dependent oxidoreductase, translated as MTDANNTARRTALITGASAGIGKCFAEHYAACGHDLILTARRTDRLETLAAQLAADNGITTTVIAGDMADPATPQRLWTEITGRGLTVDVLINNAGYGMTNNFVDYPWTEHRDFIQVMVTAYAELCHLALPGMLERRHGRIINVASLAGLAPGTIGHTLYGASKAFLIKMSESLSLETEGTGVHVTAVNPGFTRSEFHTTAGVQETVDRMPKWMWMQAKDVVAETHAASEAGRATVIPGRANRMTAFILRHVPANLALTLSRRRSAMQDDAAGKA; from the coding sequence GTGACCGATGCAAACAACACCGCCCGCCGGACCGCCCTCATCACCGGGGCATCAGCCGGGATCGGCAAGTGCTTTGCCGAACACTACGCAGCCTGCGGCCATGACCTGATCCTCACGGCCCGCCGCACCGACCGGCTGGAAACGCTGGCAGCGCAGCTTGCTGCCGACAACGGCATAACGACCACCGTGATCGCCGGAGACATGGCCGACCCGGCCACACCGCAGCGCCTGTGGACCGAGATCACCGGCCGCGGGCTGACGGTGGACGTGCTCATCAACAATGCGGGCTATGGCATGACCAACAACTTCGTCGATTATCCGTGGACGGAACACCGGGACTTCATCCAGGTAATGGTCACCGCCTATGCGGAGCTGTGCCACCTGGCGCTACCGGGCATGCTGGAGCGCCGCCATGGCCGCATCATCAATGTGGCATCGCTGGCAGGGCTTGCGCCGGGCACCATCGGCCACACGCTTTATGGCGCGTCGAAGGCCTTCCTCATCAAGATGTCCGAAAGCCTGTCGCTGGAAACCGAGGGCACCGGCGTGCATGTGACGGCGGTCAATCCGGGCTTCACCCGATCGGAATTCCACACCACGGCAGGGGTGCAGGAGACCGTGGACCGGATGCCGAAATGGATGTGGATGCAGGCCAAGGATGTGGTGGCGGAAACCCACGCCGCCAGCGAGGCGGGCCGTGCCACCGTCATACCCGGCCGCGCCAACCGGATGACCGCGTTCATCCTGCGTCATGTGCCCGCCAACCTGGCGCTGACCCTGTCGCGCCGCCGCTCCGCCATGCAGGACGACGCCGCGGGCAAGGCCTAG
- a CDS encoding MBL fold metallo-hydrolase yields the protein MQTWKVGDITITRIVEYEGPMPGGGEGSMVEAAYPDAVKQIDWLRPHWATDDGMIIAAIHALLIETPSTRIVVDTCVGNGKIRPGTFFDNLQTPFLDHMKDVGWHPDSVDIVLCTHLHVDHVGWNTMKVGDEWVPTFPNARYLMGEREYEHWEAEGDAAQAQIMADSVAPIFDAGLAVLVPMDYQVTDGVRLVPTPGHTPGHVSVEIISKGETAVITGDLTHHPCQLAHPEWSSGFDTDQKQADATRAAFFRQYAGSPTLIMGTHWATPTAGHIIHDGNAYRLKA from the coding sequence ATGCAGACATGGAAGGTGGGTGACATCACGATCACGCGGATCGTGGAATATGAGGGGCCGATGCCCGGCGGCGGCGAGGGCTCCATGGTGGAGGCGGCCTATCCGGATGCGGTGAAGCAGATCGACTGGCTGCGGCCCCACTGGGCCACTGATGACGGCATGATCATCGCCGCGATCCACGCGCTGCTCATCGAGACACCATCGACCCGCATCGTCGTGGACACCTGCGTCGGCAACGGCAAGATCCGTCCCGGCACCTTCTTCGACAATCTGCAGACGCCCTTTCTCGATCACATGAAAGATGTCGGCTGGCACCCCGACAGCGTCGACATCGTGCTGTGCACCCACCTGCATGTGGACCATGTGGGCTGGAACACCATGAAGGTGGGCGATGAATGGGTGCCGACCTTCCCCAATGCGCGCTACCTGATGGGCGAACGCGAATATGAGCACTGGGAGGCCGAGGGCGACGCGGCCCAGGCGCAGATCATGGCCGACAGCGTGGCCCCGATCTTCGACGCGGGCCTCGCTGTCCTGGTGCCGATGGATTATCAGGTTACGGACGGTGTACGGCTGGTGCCGACGCCGGGACACACGCCGGGACACGTGTCGGTCGAGATCATCTCAAAGGGCGAGACGGCGGTCATCACCGGCGACCTCACCCACCACCCCTGCCAGCTGGCCCATCCGGAATGGTCGTCCGGCTTCGACACGGATCAGAAACAGGCTGACGCCACCCGGGCTGCTTTCTTCCGGCAATATGCCGGCAGCCCGACCCTCATCATGGGCACCCACTGGGCCACCCCCACGGCGGGGCACATCATCCACGACGGCAATGCCTACCGCCTCAAGGCCTGA
- the acs gene encoding acetate--CoA ligase: protein MSDQLIKVPADWAKSAYVDDAKYTEMYEQSIKDPVGFWAEHGKRVDWIKPYTKVKDVSYNQRDLHIRWFEDGTLNACYNCVDRHVKDKGDEVAIIWEGDDPSVDQTITYTQLHHHVQRFANVLKDQGVKKGDRVTIYMPMIPEAAYAMLACARIGAVHSVVFGGFSPDALAGRIQDCDSRFVITSDEGVRGGRPIPLKENTDDALDSCPDVESVIVVEHTGGAVTMKEGRDVWYHEVAGRVDHECPCEEMNAEDPLFILYTSGSTGKPKGVLHTTGGYLVYASMTHQYVFDYKPGDIYWCTADVGWVTGHSYILYGPLANGATTLMFEGVPTYPDSSRCWQVCDKHNVNIFYTAPTAIRALMREGDEPVKKTSRKSLRLLGSVGEPINPEAWLWYHKVVGDERCPIVDTWWQTETGGILISPLPGATDLKPGSATRPFFGVEPVLVDNDGHPLHGATSGNLCIADSWPGQMRTVYGDHKRFFETYFSQFKGKYFSGDGCRRDEDGYYWITGRVDDVLNVSGHRMGTAEIESALVAHEKVAEAAVVGYPHDIKGQGIYAYVTLKQGQDPSDDLKKELVQWVRKEIGPIASPDLLQWAPGLPKTRSGKIMRRILRKIAEDDFSNLGDTSTLADPGVVDDLIDNRQNLGGKSA from the coding sequence ATGTCCGACCAGCTAATCAAAGTCCCCGCCGACTGGGCCAAGTCCGCCTATGTGGACGACGCGAAATACACCGAGATGTACGAGCAGTCGATCAAGGACCCGGTGGGGTTCTGGGCCGAGCACGGCAAGCGCGTCGACTGGATCAAGCCTTACACCAAGGTGAAGGACGTCTCCTACAACCAGCGCGATTTGCATATCCGCTGGTTCGAGGATGGCACGCTCAACGCCTGCTACAACTGCGTCGACCGCCATGTAAAGGACAAGGGCGACGAGGTGGCGATCATCTGGGAGGGCGACGACCCGTCCGTCGACCAGACAATCACCTACACCCAGCTGCACCACCACGTGCAGCGCTTCGCAAATGTGCTGAAGGATCAGGGCGTCAAGAAGGGTGACCGCGTCACCATCTATATGCCGATGATCCCCGAAGCGGCCTACGCCATGCTCGCCTGCGCGCGCATCGGCGCGGTGCACTCGGTGGTCTTCGGCGGCTTCTCGCCGGACGCGCTGGCCGGACGCATCCAGGACTGCGACAGCCGTTTCGTCATCACGTCTGATGAAGGCGTACGCGGCGGCCGCCCGATCCCGCTCAAGGAAAACACCGACGACGCGCTTGATAGCTGCCCGGACGTTGAAAGCGTCATCGTGGTCGAACACACCGGCGGCGCCGTCACCATGAAGGAGGGCCGCGATGTCTGGTATCACGAGGTAGCCGGGCGGGTGGACCATGAATGCCCGTGCGAGGAAATGAACGCCGAAGACCCGCTGTTCATTCTGTATACGTCCGGCTCCACCGGCAAACCCAAGGGCGTGCTGCACACCACCGGCGGCTATCTCGTCTATGCGTCGATGACCCATCAATATGTCTTCGACTACAAGCCCGGCGACATCTACTGGTGCACGGCGGATGTGGGCTGGGTGACCGGCCACAGCTACATCCTCTATGGCCCGCTGGCCAATGGCGCGACGACGCTGATGTTTGAAGGCGTGCCCACCTATCCGGATTCATCGCGCTGCTGGCAGGTCTGCGACAAGCACAACGTCAACATCTTCTATACCGCCCCCACCGCCATCCGCGCCCTGATGCGCGAAGGCGACGAGCCGGTGAAAAAGACTTCGCGCAAGAGCCTGCGCCTGCTCGGCTCGGTGGGGGAACCGATCAACCCGGAAGCCTGGCTCTGGTACCACAAGGTGGTGGGCGATGAGCGCTGCCCCATCGTTGACACCTGGTGGCAGACGGAGACCGGCGGCATCCTCATTTCACCGCTTCCCGGCGCGACCGACCTGAAGCCCGGCTCCGCCACGCGGCCCTTCTTCGGCGTGGAACCCGTGCTGGTGGACAATGACGGCCACCCGCTGCACGGCGCCACCTCCGGCAATCTGTGCATCGCGGATTCATGGCCCGGCCAGATGCGCACGGTCTATGGCGACCACAAGCGCTTCTTCGAGACCTATTTCAGCCAGTTCAAAGGCAAGTACTTCTCCGGCGACGGCTGCCGCCGGGACGAGGACGGCTATTACTGGATCACCGGCCGCGTCGATGACGTGCTCAATGTCTCCGGCCACCGCATGGGCACGGCGGAAATCGAAAGCGCGCTGGTGGCGCATGAGAAGGTGGCGGAAGCTGCCGTCGTCGGCTACCCGCACGACATCAAGGGCCAGGGCATCTATGCCTATGTGACGCTCAAGCAGGGCCAGGACCCGTCGGACGACCTCAAGAAGGAGCTCGTCCAGTGGGTGCGCAAGGAGATCGGCCCCATCGCTTCACCCGACCTCCTGCAATGGGCGCCCGGCCTGCCCAAGACCCGCTCCGGCAAGATCATGCGCCGCATCCTGCGCAAGATCGCTGAGGACGATTTCTCCAATCTCGGCGACACCTCCACCCTCGCCGACCCCGGCGTCGTCGATGACCTGATCGACAACCGCCAGAATCTCGGCGGCAAGAGCGCGTAA
- a CDS encoding CaiB/BaiF CoA transferase family protein, whose product MTATKSPDTENTGPLAGVKIVDCTSVVLGAYAMQILGDLGAEVIKIEAPTAEGSPGGDILRWGGKSPKGPGMGPLFMTYNRNKRSVMLDLKREEAREALRTLIKDADVFASNIRYAGMERLGIDYDSVKKINPEIVYVHAAGFGKDGAYGGLQAYDDLIQAASGGTDLLPRVNQRAGLEGEQFERPAYLPSLVADKTTGLHMVYATLAALYHKQRTGEGQFVEVPMLECFTSFTMSENLYGHCFEPPVGGYGYSRVLNPNRRPFKTKDGYLSIVPYSDRQWDDFFELGGRKGLLQEDDRFNTYQNRTQNVLALYALVEEVAQTRTSEEWIDLLKEKNIPAMRVNRLDDVTSDPHLQSIGFFEHYDHPQEGTYVAMKQPVNFEKTPATHRHHPPALGVDTEAVLRDAGLSDAEIAAVSKG is encoded by the coding sequence ATGACCGCCACCAAATCGCCTGACACCGAAAACACCGGCCCGCTCGCCGGGGTGAAGATCGTCGACTGCACCTCCGTGGTGCTCGGCGCCTATGCCATGCAGATCCTGGGTGATCTCGGGGCCGAGGTGATCAAGATCGAGGCACCGACGGCGGAAGGCTCCCCCGGCGGCGACATCCTGCGCTGGGGCGGCAAGTCACCCAAGGGCCCCGGCATGGGCCCGCTGTTCATGACGTACAACCGCAACAAGCGCTCGGTGATGCTCGACCTCAAGAGGGAAGAGGCGCGCGAAGCACTGCGTACCCTCATCAAGGACGCCGACGTCTTTGCTTCCAACATCCGCTATGCGGGCATGGAGCGGCTGGGGATAGACTATGACAGCGTCAAGAAGATCAACCCGGAGATCGTCTATGTGCACGCGGCAGGCTTCGGCAAGGACGGCGCCTATGGCGGGCTGCAGGCCTATGATGACCTGATCCAGGCAGCCTCCGGCGGCACCGACCTCTTGCCGCGCGTCAACCAGCGCGCAGGGCTTGAGGGCGAACAGTTCGAGCGCCCCGCCTATCTGCCGAGCCTCGTCGCCGACAAGACCACAGGCCTGCACATGGTCTATGCGACGCTGGCAGCGCTCTATCACAAGCAGCGGACGGGCGAGGGCCAGTTCGTCGAAGTGCCGATGCTGGAATGCTTCACCAGCTTCACCATGAGCGAGAACCTCTACGGCCACTGCTTCGAGCCGCCGGTCGGCGGCTACGGCTATTCCCGCGTGCTCAACCCCAACCGGCGTCCCTTCAAGACCAAGGACGGCTATCTGTCGATTGTTCCGTATTCGGACCGCCAGTGGGATGATTTCTTCGAGCTCGGCGGCCGCAAGGGCCTGTTGCAGGAAGACGACCGCTTCAACACCTACCAGAACCGCACCCAGAACGTGCTGGCGCTCTACGCGCTGGTGGAGGAAGTGGCCCAGACCCGCACCAGCGAGGAATGGATCGACCTGCTGAAGGAAAAGAACATCCCCGCCATGCGCGTGAACCGCCTGGACGACGTGACCAGCGACCCGCATCTGCAGTCGATCGGCTTCTTCGAGCACTACGACCACCCGCAGGAAGGCACCTATGTGGCCATGAAACAGCCGGTGAATTTTGAAAAAACACCCGCGACGCACAGGCACCACCCGCCGGCGCTGGGCGTGGACACGGAAGCTGTGCTGCGAGACGCCGGGTTGAGTGATGCGGAGATCGCGGCGGTCTCGAAGGGCTGA
- a CDS encoding GNAT family N-acetyltransferase: MSEILLRPAIPDDAAAIARAFTPARRAMPGVPDIHTAEDDLAFITRSMLPDNTVTVAELGGTLAGVAAYADGWLTHLYVHPDHHRRGIGAALLAHVMAYCPQGLSLWVFQSNAPARAFYESHGFRCVGLTDGQSNEEKCPDARYSWP, encoded by the coding sequence ATGTCAGAGATCCTCCTGCGCCCCGCCATCCCGGATGACGCCGCCGCCATTGCCCGCGCGTTTACGCCCGCGCGCCGGGCCATGCCCGGTGTGCCGGACATTCACACGGCGGAGGACGACCTTGCGTTCATCACCCGGTCGATGCTGCCGGACAACACCGTGACGGTGGCGGAACTCGGCGGCACCCTTGCCGGGGTCGCAGCCTATGCCGATGGCTGGCTCACCCACCTCTATGTGCATCCCGACCACCACCGCCGCGGCATCGGCGCGGCCCTGCTGGCCCATGTGATGGCGTACTGCCCGCAAGGATTGAGCTTGTGGGTGTTCCAGAGCAATGCGCCGGCCCGTGCGTTTTACGAATCCCATGGCTTCCGCTGCGTCGGCCTCACGGACGGACAATCCAATGAGGAAAAATGTCCGGATGCGCGCTATAGCTGGCCATGA
- a CDS encoding GNAT family N-acetyltransferase produces MTRSPDIRIADPDDALMAQAHDLLRQHWGDSVVSLGRAVDPYTLPVRVALAGDDFAGCAAYLIEDDELEVVALAATGAVRGAGRALMADMFDVARGVGLRRVKLVTTNDNLRAIGFYQIIGMRIARVGINAIDAARRLKPQIPMTGENGIPIRDEIEFEYLTRS; encoded by the coding sequence ATGACCCGATCGCCCGACATACGGATTGCGGACCCGGATGATGCGCTGATGGCGCAGGCGCATGATCTGTTGCGGCAGCATTGGGGAGACAGCGTCGTGTCGCTCGGCCGGGCGGTCGATCCCTATACCCTGCCGGTCAGGGTCGCCCTGGCGGGGGATGATTTTGCGGGCTGTGCTGCCTATCTCATTGAGGATGACGAGCTTGAGGTCGTTGCCCTTGCGGCGACAGGGGCTGTACGGGGCGCCGGCCGGGCGCTGATGGCGGACATGTTTGATGTCGCGCGGGGTGTGGGGTTGCGGCGGGTAAAGCTTGTGACCACCAACGACAATCTGCGCGCCATCGGCTTTTATCAGATCATCGGCATGCGGATCGCGCGGGTGGGGATCAACGCCATTGACGCGGCCCGCAGGCTGAAACCGCAGATCCCGATGACGGGCGAGAACGGAATCCCGATCCGCGACGAAATCGAATTCGAATATCTCACAAGGAGCTAG
- a CDS encoding creatininase family protein, which yields MLLHHSTWQEIDAYLTRSKAIIIPIGSTEQHGPNGLIGTDALCPEIISHEAQKDADMLVGPTFNVGCAQHHLGFAGSMTLRPSTMIAAIHDWVSSLAVHGFERVLFFNGHGGNIATINAAFSEIYADRSLAGDASNRGPVKCKLDNWWDYKPVMDMCMKTYGKSHGSHATPSEVAVTQWAYPDSIKQAEMSPQIAPNGRYTDAADYRAKFPDGRMGSDPSLATPEDGGKLVALSAKGLQESFAKFAAS from the coding sequence ATGCTGCTGCACCATTCCACCTGGCAGGAAATCGACGCCTATCTCACGCGCTCGAAAGCCATCATCATTCCCATCGGCTCGACGGAGCAGCACGGGCCGAACGGGCTGATCGGCACGGACGCGCTGTGTCCTGAGATCATCTCGCATGAGGCGCAGAAGGACGCGGACATGCTGGTCGGGCCCACCTTCAATGTGGGCTGCGCGCAGCATCATCTGGGCTTTGCCGGCTCGATGACGCTGCGGCCGTCAACGATGATCGCCGCCATCCATGACTGGGTGTCGTCGCTCGCCGTGCACGGGTTTGAGCGGGTGCTGTTCTTCAACGGCCATGGCGGCAACATCGCCACCATCAATGCGGCATTCTCGGAAATCTATGCGGACCGTTCGCTTGCTGGTGACGCGTCCAATCGCGGGCCGGTGAAGTGCAAGCTCGACAATTGGTGGGACTACAAGCCCGTCATGGACATGTGCATGAAGACCTACGGCAAGAGCCATGGCAGCCACGCCACCCCGTCGGAAGTGGCCGTCACCCAATGGGCCTATCCGGACAGCATCAAGCAGGCGGAGATGTCCCCGCAGATCGCCCCCAACGGCCGCTACACCGACGCGGCCGACTACCGCGCCAAATTCCCCGACGGCCGCATGGGCTCCGACCCGTCGCTCGCAACGCCCGAAGACGGCGGCAAGCTGGTGGCGTTGTCGGCCAAGGGACTGCAGGAGAGCTTTGCGAAATTCGCGGCGTCTTAG
- a CDS encoding DUF1761 domain-containing protein encodes MDLMSQINWLAVLAAAIAGFATGAVWYGVFAKPWMEAAGLSQEDLTQSPALYAGAFGLQLAMAFTIALVLVTTGISTWLGGALLGVALGIGVVTANKALNASFQGTDKRLVLIDGLHAATAFAFMGAILGGWQ; translated from the coding sequence ATGGACCTCATGTCCCAGATCAACTGGCTGGCCGTGCTGGCCGCAGCCATTGCGGGCTTTGCCACCGGTGCTGTCTGGTATGGCGTCTTCGCCAAGCCGTGGATGGAGGCAGCGGGCCTTAGCCAGGAAGACCTGACCCAGAGCCCCGCACTCTATGCGGGCGCCTTCGGCCTGCAGCTGGCCATGGCCTTCACCATCGCACTCGTGCTGGTCACCACCGGCATCTCGACCTGGCTCGGTGGCGCGCTGCTGGGCGTGGCCCTCGGCATCGGCGTCGTCACCGCCAACAAGGCGCTCAACGCAAGCTTTCAGGGTACGGACAAACGCCTGGTGCTGATCGACGGCCTCCACGCCGCCACAGCCTTCGCCTTCATGGGCGCCATTCTGGGCGGCTGGCAGTAG
- a CDS encoding Rieske (2Fe-2S) protein — protein sequence MTMPSYRDRPGAPAPGTRLCALDEIREPGARGFLFGEGTTRFDMFIVRQGDKVVGYVNECPHAFTPLETWADKFLTLAEDEIICSTHGALFRIEDGLCTSGPCTGKRLIPVPVAVKDGMVIISG from the coding sequence ATGACCATGCCTTCCTACAGAGACCGCCCCGGCGCCCCCGCCCCCGGCACGCGCCTGTGTGCCCTGGACGAGATCCGCGAGCCGGGCGCCCGCGGCTTCCTGTTCGGCGAAGGCACCACACGCTTCGACATGTTCATCGTGCGGCAGGGGGACAAGGTGGTCGGTTATGTGAACGAGTGCCCCCACGCCTTCACCCCGCTGGAGACATGGGCGGACAAGTTCCTGACCCTCGCCGAAGACGAAATCATCTGCTCCACCCATGGCGCCCTGTTCCGCATTGAGGACGGGCTGTGCACCTCCGGCCCCTGCACCGGCAAGCGCCTGATCCCCGTCCCCGTTGCCGTTAAGGACGGGATGGTTATCATTTCCGGCTGA
- a CDS encoding GFA family protein: MMTPLETPPLPLTGGCQCGAVRYTISGPPVVFYLCHCTECQTQSSSAFGESLRVRLADFDITGPTKVFLRPIAKGGHQTCTFCEICGTRLTHQRDGYGDKLNVKAGTLDDAQWLVPAGHIWASSKQAHMDLAAYDLVYPHQPETDTDLEARWRAMTPAWHPEG, from the coding sequence ATGATGACACCGCTTGAGACCCCGCCTTTGCCGCTCACCGGCGGCTGCCAGTGCGGCGCGGTGCGCTACACGATTTCCGGCCCGCCGGTGGTCTTCTATCTGTGCCACTGCACCGAGTGCCAGACGCAATCCTCCAGCGCCTTCGGCGAGAGCCTGCGGGTCAGGCTGGCAGATTTTGACATCACCGGCCCCACGAAAGTGTTCCTGCGGCCGATCGCCAAGGGAGGTCACCAGACCTGCACCTTCTGTGAGATTTGCGGCACACGGCTGACCCATCAGCGCGACGGCTATGGCGACAAGCTGAACGTCAAGGCCGGGACGCTGGACGATGCACAATGGCTGGTCCCCGCCGGGCATATCTGGGCGTCGTCGAAGCAGGCGCATATGGACCTTGCGGCCTATGATTTGGTCTATCCGCACCAGCCGGAAACGGACACAGACCTCGAAGCCCGCTGGCGCGCCATGACGCCCGCCTGGCACCCTGAGGGCTGA
- a CDS encoding EVE domain-containing protein, whose protein sequence is MAYWLYKSEPGTWSWDDQVKCGAKGTEWDGVRNYMANNFMKEMKIGDKGFFYHSVNEKQIVGIVEVIGEHVPDPTDAKGKFGMVQLKAVEPMPRFVTLAEIKAEPGLEEMVLVNNSRLSVQPVTAAEWKKICKMGGLK, encoded by the coding sequence ATGGCGTACTGGCTTTACAAGTCCGAACCCGGAACATGGTCCTGGGACGACCAGGTGAAATGCGGCGCCAAGGGCACCGAATGGGACGGCGTGCGCAACTACATGGCCAACAACTTCATGAAAGAGATGAAGATTGGCGACAAGGGCTTTTTCTACCACTCGGTGAATGAGAAGCAGATCGTCGGCATCGTCGAGGTGATCGGCGAACACGTGCCCGACCCGACCGACGCCAAAGGCAAGTTCGGCATGGTGCAGCTCAAGGCCGTTGAGCCCATGCCGCGCTTTGTGACGCTTGCCGAGATCAAGGCCGAGCCGGGCCTTGAAGAGATGGTGCTGGTCAACAATTCCCGCCTCTCCGTCCAGCCGGTGACGGCCGCGGAGTGGAAGAAGATCTGCAAGATGGGCGGGCTGAAATAG
- a CDS encoding YciI family protein, with protein MLYALYCVDKPDSEDLRLANRDAHLKYWAETGKVKLGGPFTDDAGEHMEGSFLVIDVATRHEAETLQADDPYQLAGLFARVDIRAWKFLLGN; from the coding sequence ATGCTCTACGCCCTTTACTGCGTCGACAAACCCGACAGCGAGGATCTGCGCCTCGCCAACCGCGACGCGCATCTCAAATATTGGGCGGAAACCGGCAAGGTGAAGCTGGGCGGCCCGTTCACCGATGACGCGGGCGAGCACATGGAAGGCTCCTTCCTGGTGATCGACGTCGCCACCCGCCACGAGGCCGAGACGCTGCAGGCGGACGACCCCTACCAGCTGGCCGGCCTGTTCGCGCGCGTGGACATCCGCGCCTGGAAGTTCCTGCTGGGCAATTAG